Proteins encoded within one genomic window of Nonomuraea gerenzanensis:
- a CDS encoding alpha/beta hydrolase, which yields MKKPIATFLLGALVLTACSTGGTSAPTAENGTAGTAGTASTASTVAWSTCTDLVGPDGKPFTPGPGVECGKLPVPLDHGEPGGEKIDLALIRVKATGDRLGSLVFNFGGPGASGVDSLAMSATAFAKLGTRYDLVSFDPRGVDRSAGVTCGNEFAEIMASDADADQDALLKEFVQACRRESGKVLPHVGTVNAAKDLDLLRAALGDERLNYVGFSYGTHLGAVYATHFPKNVGRFVLDSAFDPSVTFEERAVIQATGFDQALRAFAEDCVAKSCELGDTPAAVVKTVEDFVEGLKTEPVKVGDRELTFWLGQLAVITPLYAKQSWPMLEQATAAARKGNATILLALADAYTGRRPDGTYNTMMTSLQAINCADYAERPTAAQMERTNERVKKIFPVLSFDGVTSGGCEHWPVRGDDEARRIDATGSAPIVVVGGKGDPATPFRWATSLTAKLKTAVLVTYEGEGHGAYLTGDACVMKTVNAYVIDGKVPAAGTTCAA from the coding sequence TTCCTCCTGGGCGCCCTGGTGCTCACCGCGTGCAGCACCGGCGGCACCTCAGCACCGACCGCCGAGAACGGCACGGCGGGCACGGCGGGCACAGCGAGCACAGCGAGCACGGTGGCGTGGAGCACGTGCACCGACCTCGTCGGACCCGACGGCAAGCCGTTCACCCCCGGCCCCGGCGTCGAGTGCGGCAAGCTCCCCGTCCCCCTCGACCACGGCGAGCCGGGCGGCGAGAAGATCGACCTCGCGCTCATCCGCGTCAAGGCCACCGGCGACCGCCTCGGCTCGCTGGTGTTCAACTTCGGCGGCCCCGGCGCGTCAGGCGTGGACTCGCTGGCCATGTCCGCCACCGCGTTCGCCAAGCTCGGCACCCGCTACGACCTGGTCAGCTTCGACCCGCGCGGCGTCGACCGCAGCGCCGGCGTCACGTGCGGGAACGAGTTCGCCGAGATCATGGCCTCCGACGCGGACGCCGACCAGGACGCGCTGCTCAAGGAGTTCGTCCAGGCCTGCCGGCGGGAGTCGGGCAAGGTGCTGCCGCACGTGGGCACCGTCAACGCCGCCAAGGACCTCGACCTGCTCAGGGCCGCGCTCGGCGACGAGCGGCTCAACTACGTCGGCTTCTCCTACGGCACCCACCTCGGCGCCGTCTACGCCACGCACTTCCCCAAGAACGTCGGCCGTTTCGTGCTGGACAGCGCCTTCGACCCCTCGGTGACCTTCGAGGAGCGCGCCGTCATCCAGGCGACGGGCTTCGACCAGGCGCTGCGGGCGTTCGCCGAGGACTGCGTGGCCAAGAGCTGCGAGCTGGGCGACACCCCCGCCGCCGTCGTCAAGACGGTCGAGGACTTCGTCGAGGGACTCAAGACCGAGCCGGTCAAGGTGGGTGACCGCGAGCTGACGTTCTGGCTGGGGCAGCTCGCCGTCATCACCCCGCTGTACGCCAAGCAGAGCTGGCCCATGCTGGAGCAGGCGACCGCCGCCGCGCGCAAGGGCAACGCCACCATCCTGCTCGCCCTGGCCGACGCCTACACCGGGCGCCGCCCCGACGGCACGTACAACACGATGATGACCAGCCTGCAGGCGATCAACTGCGCCGACTACGCCGAACGCCCGACCGCCGCGCAGATGGAGCGGACCAACGAGCGGGTGAAGAAGATCTTCCCGGTGCTGTCCTTCGACGGGGTCACCAGCGGGGGGTGCGAGCACTGGCCGGTGCGCGGGGACGACGAGGCCAGGCGCATCGACGCCACCGGCTCGGCGCCCATCGTGGTCGTCGGCGGCAAGGGCGACCCGGCCACGCCGTTCCGGTGGGCCACCAGCCTGACGGCGAAGCTCAAGACGGCGGTCCTGGTCACCTACGAGGGCGAGGGTCACGGCGCCTACCTGACCGGCGACGCCTGCGTGATGAAGACCGTGAACGCGTACGTGATCGACGGCAAGGTGCCGGCCGCGGGCACCACCTGCGCCGCCTGA
- a CDS encoding sacsin N-terminal ATP-binding-like domain-containing protein: MSDTYGTDRMRAAVLSAWTASPARFREDANAEEDFALGGYRDRLIVELAQNAADAALRAGVPGVLRLTLRGDLLTAANTGAPLDATGVESLSTLRASGKRDEAGAAGRFGVGFAAVVSVCDAPAIGSRGAPAVRWSRTETAALVAEIPALAGELAERGGHVPLLRLPFDEPPLLDIPEGFDTVVRLPLRDRASVDAVRRMLAETSPALLLGLPALESIEIDLDGDTRTVVADGWHVVSESGEFTPEEVGRLFADRPTEERARPYWSLRWAVPVTGTGEPGPLPATVPPVVHAPTPSDEPIDLPALLIASFPMATDRRHVAKGPLADFLVERVADAYVRLLRELPRTSRLLDLVPSLMGKGELDARVRRAVLERLPGTPLLPALSAPAPAVQTPSFADAKVYEPDAQWQVEHPAPEPDGGGWVVTGREAAVVAAASAELLATVADFVPGLLPAGWPARHPAMAALGVRRVELSEIVDLLSGEGAQAREPSWWRSLYGMLPVDDPESLGALPVPLADGRLVRGPRGTLILTGDPAGRGGAELDLTPLGLRIVHPEAAHPALLRLGAAEATPRTVLDDPLTKAAVAQSLDSPDPEPVARAVLSLVEASGLAPGEAPWLAELALRGTDGELYPAGELMLSDGALAAVLESDTHLGVAAAELEETYGSRVLAAAGVLDGFAVVHEPDLLLDPDECDHDLDGEADWLDHVLDLLPELDVPPLVPEFLAVRDLELVADWPAALELLTTPPLRAALHPLRVEGVEVPSYTAWWLANHPVLGGRKPLELRLPGADPLLQGLYADAPAGLDEAALSMLGVRTTLPELLASHGGPEELLDLMADESIEVDRAQLRALWIALAAVDPSRVAPPSRVRAVLGGAIVVASAEDAVVVEAPDLLQLVADRPLVLASYDLAESLSELLDLPLAGELTSGAVTSEGVTRQVPAEVRSLLPTAPQTYVEHEKLLVDGVECAWRFFEGAVHCTGVDGLARGLAWATGQWNDRLAVAALLRDPEAVPLLLAEADLS, from the coding sequence ATGAGCGACACCTACGGCACTGACCGGATGCGAGCAGCCGTCCTGTCGGCTTGGACGGCCTCGCCCGCCCGGTTCCGCGAAGACGCCAACGCGGAGGAGGACTTCGCGCTCGGCGGCTACCGCGATCGGCTGATCGTCGAGCTGGCGCAGAACGCCGCCGACGCGGCGCTGCGGGCGGGCGTGCCGGGGGTGCTGCGGCTGACACTGCGGGGCGACCTGCTGACGGCCGCCAACACCGGCGCCCCGCTCGACGCCACCGGCGTGGAGAGCCTGTCCACGCTGCGCGCCTCGGGCAAGCGCGACGAGGCGGGCGCGGCGGGCCGGTTCGGCGTCGGGTTCGCGGCGGTGGTCTCCGTCTGCGACGCGCCCGCCATCGGCTCGCGCGGCGCCCCGGCGGTGCGCTGGTCGCGCACGGAGACCGCGGCCCTGGTCGCCGAGATCCCCGCGCTGGCGGGCGAGCTGGCCGAGCGCGGCGGGCACGTGCCGCTGCTGCGGCTGCCCTTCGACGAGCCGCCGCTGCTCGACATCCCCGAGGGCTTCGACACGGTCGTCCGGCTGCCGCTGCGCGACCGGGCCAGCGTCGACGCCGTGCGCCGCATGCTGGCCGAGACCAGCCCCGCGCTGCTGCTCGGCCTGCCCGCGCTGGAGAGCATCGAGATCGACCTCGACGGCGACACGCGCACGGTCGTCGCCGACGGCTGGCACGTGGTGTCGGAGTCCGGCGAGTTCACGCCCGAGGAGGTGGGCAGGCTCTTCGCCGACCGGCCCACCGAGGAGCGGGCCCGTCCCTACTGGTCGCTGCGCTGGGCGGTGCCGGTCACCGGCACCGGCGAGCCGGGCCCGCTGCCCGCCACCGTGCCGCCCGTGGTGCACGCGCCGACGCCCAGCGACGAGCCCATCGACCTGCCCGCGCTGCTGATCGCCTCGTTCCCGATGGCCACCGACCGGCGGCACGTGGCCAAGGGGCCGCTGGCCGACTTCCTGGTCGAGCGCGTCGCCGACGCCTACGTGCGGCTGCTGCGCGAGCTGCCCCGCACGTCCAGGCTGCTCGACCTCGTGCCCTCGCTCATGGGCAAGGGCGAGCTCGACGCCCGCGTCCGCCGTGCCGTGCTGGAGCGGCTGCCCGGCACGCCGCTGCTGCCCGCGCTGTCGGCGCCCGCGCCGGCCGTGCAGACGCCGTCGTTCGCCGACGCCAAGGTCTACGAGCCCGACGCGCAGTGGCAGGTCGAGCACCCGGCGCCCGAGCCCGACGGCGGCGGCTGGGTGGTGACGGGCCGTGAGGCGGCCGTCGTGGCCGCCGCCTCGGCCGAGCTGCTCGCCACCGTCGCCGACTTCGTGCCGGGGCTGCTGCCCGCGGGCTGGCCCGCCCGCCATCCCGCGATGGCCGCGCTCGGGGTGCGCAGGGTGGAGCTGTCGGAGATCGTCGATCTGCTGTCGGGCGAGGGCGCGCAGGCACGGGAGCCGTCGTGGTGGCGCTCGCTGTACGGCATGCTGCCGGTCGACGACCCCGAGTCGCTGGGCGCGCTGCCGGTGCCGCTGGCCGACGGCCGGCTGGTGCGCGGGCCGCGCGGCACCCTCATCCTGACCGGCGATCCTGCTGGGCGCGGCGGCGCCGAGCTCGACCTGACGCCGCTCGGGCTGCGCATCGTGCACCCGGAGGCGGCGCACCCGGCGCTGCTGCGGCTGGGCGCCGCCGAGGCCACGCCCCGCACGGTGCTGGACGACCCGCTGACCAAGGCCGCCGTCGCGCAGTCGCTCGACAGCCCCGACCCCGAGCCGGTGGCGCGGGCCGTGTTGTCGCTGGTCGAGGCGTCCGGGCTGGCCCCCGGCGAGGCGCCGTGGCTGGCCGAGCTGGCGCTGCGCGGCACCGACGGCGAGCTGTACCCGGCCGGCGAGCTCATGCTGTCCGACGGGGCGCTGGCCGCCGTGCTGGAGTCCGACACGCATCTCGGGGTGGCCGCGGCCGAGCTGGAGGAGACCTACGGCTCGCGCGTGCTGGCCGCGGCCGGGGTGCTCGACGGGTTCGCCGTCGTGCACGAGCCCGACCTGCTGCTCGACCCCGACGAGTGCGACCACGACCTCGACGGCGAGGCCGACTGGCTCGACCACGTGCTCGACCTGCTGCCCGAGCTGGACGTGCCGCCGCTGGTGCCCGAGTTCCTCGCGGTGCGCGACCTGGAGCTGGTGGCCGACTGGCCGGCCGCGCTGGAGCTGCTCACCACGCCGCCGCTGCGGGCCGCGCTGCACCCGTTGCGCGTCGAGGGCGTGGAGGTGCCGTCCTACACCGCGTGGTGGCTGGCCAACCACCCCGTGCTGGGCGGGCGCAAGCCGCTGGAGCTGCGGCTGCCCGGCGCGGACCCGCTGCTGCAGGGCCTGTACGCCGACGCGCCCGCCGGGCTCGACGAGGCCGCCCTGTCGATGCTCGGCGTGCGCACGACGCTGCCGGAGCTGCTCGCCTCGCACGGCGGCCCGGAGGAGCTGCTCGACCTGATGGCCGACGAGTCGATCGAGGTCGACCGGGCCCAGCTGCGTGCCCTGTGGATCGCACTGGCCGCCGTGGACCCGTCGCGGGTCGCGCCGCCGTCCAGGGTGCGGGCGGTGCTCGGCGGGGCGATCGTGGTGGCCTCGGCCGAGGACGCCGTGGTGGTGGAGGCGCCCGACCTGCTGCAGCTCGTCGCGGACCGGCCGCTGGTGCTGGCCTCCTACGACCTGGCCGAGTCGCTGTCCGAGCTGCTCGACCTGCCGCTGGCCGGCGAGCTGACCTCGGGCGCCGTCACCTCCGAGGGGGTCACGCGGCAGGTGCCCGCCGAGGTGCGGTCGCTGCTGCCCACCGCGCCGCAGACGTATGTGGAGCACGAGAAGCTGCTGGTCGACGGCGTGGAGTGCGCCTGGCGCTTCTTCGAGGGCGCCGTGCACTGCACGGGCGTCGACGGGCTGGCCAGGGGGCTGGCCTGGGCGACCGGGCAGTGGAACGACCGGCTCGCGGTGGCCGCGCTGCTGCGCGACCCGGAGGCGGTGCCGCTGCTGCTGGCCGAGGCCGACCTGTCCTGA
- a CDS encoding DUF3027 domain-containing protein — translation MSRTRARVSAPDQACVAAVDLARAAAEELARPGEPGEHLGYESEGDRIVTHYFACLDRAYRGWRWAVTVTRASRAKKVTVSEAVLLPGTGALLAPEWLPWSERLRPGDLGVGDLLPTADDDDRLAPGFTETDDDADHQAVFEYGLGRARVLSAIGKDRAARRWHSGEHGPHTPIAHAAPAQCSTCGFYWLLAGGLRQMFGVCTNEYAPDDGRVVAADHGCGAHSEAAVLPPPVEQAIPILDDLGYDLMEEEAGSVDESASEELGHS, via the coding sequence ATGAGCCGCACCAGGGCCCGCGTCTCCGCTCCCGACCAGGCCTGTGTCGCCGCGGTCGATCTGGCGCGTGCCGCGGCCGAGGAGCTAGCGCGGCCGGGCGAGCCCGGCGAGCACCTCGGTTATGAGAGCGAAGGCGACCGGATCGTCACCCACTACTTCGCCTGCCTCGACCGCGCCTATCGCGGCTGGCGCTGGGCCGTCACCGTCACGCGTGCCTCGCGCGCGAAGAAGGTCACGGTGAGCGAGGCCGTCCTGCTGCCGGGCACGGGGGCGCTGCTGGCGCCCGAGTGGCTGCCGTGGAGCGAGCGCCTGCGCCCCGGCGACCTGGGCGTGGGCGACCTGCTGCCGACCGCGGACGACGATGACAGGCTCGCGCCGGGTTTCACCGAGACCGACGACGACGCCGACCATCAGGCGGTTTTCGAGTACGGCCTGGGCCGAGCCCGTGTGCTCTCGGCCATCGGCAAGGACCGGGCTGCCAGGCGCTGGCACTCGGGCGAGCACGGGCCACACACACCGATCGCACACGCCGCTCCCGCGCAATGCTCCACCTGCGGGTTTTACTGGCTGCTGGCGGGTGGCTTGCGGCAGATGTTCGGGGTGTGCACCAACGAGTACGCCCCTGACGACGGCAGGGTCGTGGCCGCCGACCACGGCTGCGGCGCCCATTCCGAGGCCGCCGTGCTGCCGCCGCCCGTGGAGCAGGCCATCCCGATCCTCGACGACCTGGGTTACGACCTCATGGAGGAGGAAGCAGGTTCGGTGGACGAATCGGCTTCCGAGGAGCTCGGCCATTCCTGA
- a CDS encoding MFS transporter has product MEGGWDRARQISRRVARGAADAGRATVRATKATASGTARAGKATAKGARSVGKATRKLTYASGAGRTGLGRLIELSAGNSACDALVTVALASTVFFGVPVGEARGSVALYLVITMVPFALLAPFVGPILDRFRSGRRYVMAGTLFGRGLLCFAMAAAVGPGDLPTLFIGALGVLVLSKAYNVSRAAIMPSVLPADITLVSANARVALFTLVAAGVAVPVGAGLTAWLGSAAILRVAMLGFLLLGVVAVRLPRHVDSPDTEEEGAAPRWRTLLKVGPAVAEAVWANVAVRVFSGFLLFFLLFLVQDKAVPWLAAAEPWARDPFFDIPKTIAVLAGAAGLGGLAGAAVANWTRNHAPQLIVLATLATTVVTAIVTAIFFGVWTALVISLVAAFAQELGKLALDAIVQREIGEEVRSSTFGVVEAVLQLAWVFGGLVGLVLSLTQSSVAGLVTLSVVLTGALGWLLISRRKRVRAAKAKLRRHRAEAPAGAPAGAATATYAESAAHDESSAYDDASAYDESSAYDEPTPYDTTVPHDRPRGGAEPPQPPQPPRKDKLDSTKPLTNPNG; this is encoded by the coding sequence GTGGAGGGAGGCTGGGACCGGGCACGCCAGATCTCCCGGCGGGTGGCGCGTGGCGCCGCGGACGCCGGACGCGCGACCGTGCGCGCCACCAAGGCCACCGCGAGCGGCACCGCGCGGGCCGGCAAGGCCACCGCCAAGGGGGCGCGCAGCGTCGGCAAGGCCACCCGCAAGCTGACCTACGCCAGCGGCGCCGGCCGCACCGGGCTGGGCCGGCTGATCGAGCTGTCGGCCGGCAACAGCGCCTGCGACGCGCTCGTCACGGTGGCGCTGGCCAGCACCGTGTTCTTCGGGGTGCCGGTCGGCGAGGCGCGCGGCTCCGTGGCCCTCTACCTCGTCATCACGATGGTGCCGTTCGCGCTGCTGGCGCCGTTCGTGGGGCCGATACTCGACCGGTTCAGGTCGGGCCGGCGCTACGTGATGGCCGGCACGCTGTTCGGGCGCGGCCTGCTGTGCTTCGCCATGGCGGCGGCCGTGGGGCCCGGTGACCTGCCGACGTTGTTCATCGGGGCGCTGGGCGTGCTGGTGCTGTCCAAGGCGTACAACGTGTCGCGGGCGGCCATCATGCCGAGCGTGCTGCCCGCCGACATCACGCTGGTCTCCGCCAACGCGCGGGTGGCCCTGTTCACGCTGGTCGCGGCCGGGGTCGCGGTGCCGGTCGGCGCGGGCCTGACCGCGTGGCTGGGCAGCGCGGCGATTTTGCGCGTGGCCATGCTGGGCTTCCTGCTGCTGGGCGTGGTCGCCGTACGCCTGCCGCGGCACGTCGACTCCCCCGACACCGAGGAGGAGGGCGCCGCCCCGCGCTGGCGCACCCTGCTCAAGGTGGGGCCCGCGGTCGCCGAGGCGGTCTGGGCGAACGTGGCCGTCCGCGTCTTCTCCGGGTTCCTGCTGTTCTTCCTGCTGTTCCTGGTGCAGGACAAGGCGGTGCCGTGGCTGGCGGCCGCCGAGCCGTGGGCGCGCGACCCGTTCTTCGACATCCCCAAGACGATCGCGGTGCTGGCGGGCGCGGCCGGGCTGGGCGGCCTGGCGGGCGCCGCGGTGGCCAACTGGACGCGCAACCACGCGCCGCAGCTCATCGTGCTGGCCACGCTGGCCACCACCGTGGTGACCGCCATCGTCACCGCGATCTTCTTCGGGGTGTGGACGGCGCTGGTGATCTCGCTCGTCGCGGCCTTCGCCCAGGAGCTGGGCAAGCTGGCGCTGGACGCGATCGTGCAGCGGGAGATCGGCGAGGAGGTGCGCTCCTCCACCTTCGGCGTGGTGGAGGCGGTGCTGCAGCTCGCCTGGGTGTTCGGCGGGCTGGTCGGGCTGGTGCTGTCGCTCACCCAGAGCAGCGTGGCGGGGCTGGTGACGCTGTCCGTCGTGCTGACCGGGGCTTTGGGGTGGCTGCTGATCTCGCGCAGGAAGCGGGTGCGCGCCGCCAAGGCCAAGCTGCGCCGGCACCGGGCGGAGGCGCCCGCTGGGGCCCCCGCCGGGGCCGCGACCGCCACCTACGCCGAGTCCGCGGCGCACGACGAGTCCTCCGCCTACGACGACGCCTCCGCCTACGACGAGTCGTCGGCGTACGACGAGCCGACCCCGTACGACACGACCGTCCCTCACGACCGGCCACGGGGCGGTGCGGAGCCGCCGCAGCCGCCGCAGCCGCCGCGCAAGGACAAGCTCGACTCCACCAAGCCCCTCACCAACCCGAACGGCTGA
- a CDS encoding cold-shock protein produces the protein MPSGKVKWYDADKGFGFLTRDDGGEVFVHSSALPAGAGPLKPGQKVEFGVAEGRRGQQALSVRILDQPPTLAKTKPKGKRKKPDEMVVIVEDLIKLLDGVSTSYQRGKHPDAAHAKKIAQVLRAVADDLDA, from the coding sequence GTGCCGAGTGGCAAGGTCAAGTGGTACGACGCCGACAAGGGATTCGGCTTCCTCACCCGCGACGACGGCGGTGAGGTCTTCGTGCATTCATCCGCGCTGCCCGCCGGCGCAGGCCCGCTCAAGCCCGGCCAGAAGGTCGAGTTCGGCGTGGCCGAGGGCCGCAGGGGCCAGCAGGCGCTCTCCGTGCGGATCCTGGACCAGCCGCCGACGCTGGCCAAGACCAAGCCCAAGGGCAAGCGGAAGAAGCCGGACGAGATGGTGGTCATCGTCGAGGACCTGATCAAGCTGCTCGACGGGGTCTCGACCTCCTACCAGCGGGGCAAGCACCCCGACGCGGCCCACGCCAAGAAGATCGCCCAGGTGCTCCGGGCGGTCGCCGACGACCTCGACGCCTGA
- a CDS encoding HAD family hydrolase yields the protein MFGILQHVVTSVGFDLDMTLADTRTGIAAVYDELAVRLGVPFDSAAIVSRLGPPLEVELANWLPAEEVPAAADLYREIYPEMGVPVHTAMAGAHEAIAAVRRAGGGVIVVTGKNVRDARGTVKVLGLDVDEVVGSVFGAGKGSALARFGAAAYVGDHVADIQAARAGGAVSVTVATGPYTVGELRDHGADVALGDLTEFAAWFAGWHEHDVLR from the coding sequence TTGTTTGGCATCCTGCAGCATGTGGTGACTTCGGTGGGTTTCGACCTTGACATGACTTTGGCAGACACGCGGACGGGCATCGCGGCCGTTTACGACGAGCTGGCCGTGCGATTGGGCGTGCCATTTGACAGCGCGGCGATCGTGAGCCGCTTGGGGCCGCCACTTGAGGTGGAGCTGGCCAACTGGCTGCCCGCGGAGGAGGTGCCGGCTGCCGCCGACCTCTATCGAGAGATATATCCGGAAATGGGGGTTCCGGTACACACCGCCATGGCCGGCGCGCACGAGGCGATCGCGGCCGTACGGCGGGCCGGTGGCGGGGTCATCGTGGTGACGGGCAAGAACGTCCGCGACGCCAGGGGCACGGTCAAGGTGCTGGGGCTGGATGTGGACGAAGTGGTCGGCTCGGTTTTCGGCGCCGGCAAGGGATCGGCACTCGCGCGCTTCGGCGCGGCGGCTTATGTTGGTGACCATGTCGCGGACATCCAGGCGGCACGCGCGGGCGGCGCCGTGAGCGTGACAGTGGCGACCGGCCCTTACACGGTGGGAGAGCTGCGTGATCACGGAGCAGATGTGGCACTGGGCGACCTGACCGAATTCGCCGCCTGGTTCGCGGGTTGGCACGAGCATGATGTGCTTCGGTAA
- a CDS encoding TetR/AcrR family transcriptional regulator, which produces MSRSTRERIIDEALRLFAERGYSATSVAEIEAASGLSPGAGGLYRHFKSKYEVLSAAINEHASRTRYQVAESLAQLSSMEASVDLEERLAHVCRAGLAKVREESELTRVFFRDLSQFPELVAVVREGLMQPMFDAIVTWFQAQPEYQDVKLDWAGISTVLGGSVVHYRLFQETVGELPGHAEKDQFVAAWVRLAVGLLPSPAPVS; this is translated from the coding sequence ATGAGCAGATCGACCCGTGAGCGGATCATCGATGAGGCCCTCAGGCTGTTCGCCGAGCGGGGTTACTCCGCCACTTCCGTGGCCGAGATCGAGGCCGCCTCAGGGCTGTCTCCCGGCGCCGGAGGGCTCTACCGGCACTTCAAGTCCAAGTACGAGGTGCTGTCCGCCGCCATCAACGAGCACGCCAGCCGCACGAGGTACCAGGTGGCCGAGAGCCTGGCCCAGCTGAGCAGCATGGAAGCCTCGGTGGACCTGGAGGAGCGGCTGGCCCACGTGTGTCGCGCCGGCCTGGCCAAGGTGCGCGAGGAGTCGGAGCTGACCCGGGTCTTCTTCCGCGACCTGAGCCAGTTCCCCGAGCTGGTCGCGGTGGTGCGCGAAGGGCTGATGCAGCCGATGTTCGACGCCATCGTGACCTGGTTCCAGGCGCAGCCCGAGTATCAGGACGTCAAGCTCGACTGGGCGGGCATCTCGACCGTGCTGGGGGGCTCCGTGGTGCACTACCGGCTGTTCCAGGAGACGGTGGGCGAGCTGCCGGGGCACGCGGAGAAGGACCAGTTCGTGGCCGCCTGGGTACGCCTGGCCGTCGGCCTCCTGCCCAGCCCGGCGCCGGTCAGCTGA